Proteins encoded together in one Amblyomma americanum isolate KBUSLIRL-KWMA chromosome 1, ASM5285725v1, whole genome shotgun sequence window:
- the LOC144116363 gene encoding uncharacterized protein LOC144116363, with amino-acid sequence MDVVEKRNFRSRKFLTRHQYKGRRPKRKRRAPVAGGSSAVRPNRGNGDAPDLDHSLFLRSIDDFVSASERKLKMFDDHNKGENERGSTFICEIGMLHDLVSGAACSACGRCDLSVRESAAKRKGLAAFLELYCQNDACRTAVLSSTYSSSRISQSCKGSDEASASGSARDAFAVNVKSVVAAHAIGVGHEQLLRFCAIMGFAKPVHHRAFAAIGKKLHAAATKAAAENLEQARQLTAAEAGSTNVAVMFDGTWQKRGHKSHNGVGTAISLLTGLCLDFEVLSNYCLSCSRHKALEDEEQIWQAFHTPVCEKNATCSAHAMETEAALRIWKRTDLYATPLKYTTFLSDGDRKAYAAVAELDIYGSVPVQKEDCTNHVAKKLGTALRKAKFPGGEKLKDKTIAKLQGYFQVAITSNRGNVRDMYCAAWASYFHSCSRDGASSHKFCPDGEMSWCKHKQALALGQPAPVHTPILSVSQGKAVLPIYKRLTDEKLLQRCVKGQTQNAAESLNSKIWLLCPKTKFATRTVVETATAIAVLWFNKGHTGFEEVLQELGILPSKALLSLSKEVDKRRISSMSTKATAEARAHRRNVTKKARLEEPARRDCEGPTYGAGAF; translated from the coding sequence ATGGATGTGGTCGAAAAACGAAATTTTCGTTCACGCAAGTTCCTGACGAGGCATCAATATAAAGGAAGACGCCCCAAGCGCAAGCGTAGAGCTCCGGTGGCGGGAGGTTCGTCTGCTGTTAGGCCTAACCGCGGCAACGGCGATGCACCCGATTTGGATCATTCACTCTTCTTGCGGAGCATCGATGACTTTGTGAGTGCATCTGAGCGAAAGTTAAAGATGTTCGACGACCATAACAAGGGTGAAAACGAGCGCGGAAGCACATTTATCTGTGAGATTGGCATGTTGCATGACCTCGTCAGCGGCGCGGCGTGCTCCGCCTGCGGACGATGCGATCTCTCTGTCAGAGAATCGGCCGCAAAACGGAAAGGACTCGCAGCATTCTTAGAACTCTACTGCCAAAATGACGCGTGTCGGACAGCTGTTCTTTCATCAACATATTCGTCGAGCCGCATATCTCAATCGTGCAAAGGCAGTGACGAGGCGTCCGCCAGCGGCAGTGCACGGGATGCCTTCGCCGTGAACGTGAAGTCCGTGGTCGCTGCGCACGCGATCGGCGTCGGACATGAACAGCTTTTGCGGTTTTGTGCGATTATGGGTTTTGCGAAACCGGTGCACCACAGGGCTTTTGCTGCTATTGGCAAAAAATTGCATGCTGCCGCCACGAAAGCTGCCGCCGAAAACCTTGAACAAGCCAGACAGCTGACTGCAGCCGAGGCAGGATCCACGAACGTCGCAGTCATGTTCGACGGAACGTGGCAGAAAAGAGGCCACAAAAGCCACAATGGTGTGGGCACAGCCATCTCTCTTCTGACAGGGCTGTGCCTAGACTTTGAAGTTCTTTCCAACTACTGCCTTAGCTGTAGCAGGCACAAGGCACTAGAGGATGAAGAACAAATCTGGCAGGCCTTTCACACACCTGTGTGTGAGAAAAACGCAACCTGCTCGGCACACGCGATGGAGACTGAGGCTGCCCTAAGAATCTGGAAGAGGACAGACCTGTATGCCACACCTCTCAAGTATACAACGTTCCTGTCGGACGGGGACCGCAAAGCCTATGCTGCCGTGGCAGAGCTGGACATCTACGGGAGTGTTCCTGTGCAAAAAGAAGACTGCACAAACCACGTCGCAAAGAAACTTGGCACTGCACTCCGGAAGGCAAAGTTCCCAGGAGGAGAGAAGCTCAAAGATAAAACAATTGCCAAACTGCAAGGCTATTTCCAAGTTGCTATCACCAGCAACAGAGGAAACGTAAGGGATATGTACTGTGCTGCCTGGGCGTCCTACTTCCATTCCTGTTCAAGGGATGGTGCCAGCAGCCACAAATTTTGCCCAGATGGAGAGATGTCTTGGTGCAAGCACAAGCAGGCACTAGCTTTGGGTCAGCCAGCACCAGTCCACACTCCCATCCTGAGTGTTTCCCAAGGGAAGGCTGTGCTGCCAATCTATAAGAGGTTGACTGATGAGAAGCTGCTGCAGCGCTGTGTGAAAggacaaacacaaaatgcagcCGAGTCGCTCAATAGCAAAATTTGGCTGCTGTGCCCCAAGACGAAATTCGCAACACGAACTGTGGTTGAGACAGCGACGGCAATTGCCGTCCTTTGGTTCAATAAAGGGCACACAGGCTTCGAGGAAGTGCTACAGGAGCTTGGCATTCTACCATCAAAAGCACTGCTTTCTCTAAGCAAGGAGGTGGACAAGAGGCGCATATCAAGCATGTCCACAAAGGCAACTGCAGAGGCTAGGGCCCATCGCCGCAACGTAACGAAGAAGGCCCGTCTGGAGGAGCCAGCCCGCAGAGACTGTGAGGGGCCAACGTATGGGGCTGGTGCCTTCTAG